In the genome of Microbacterium saperdae, one region contains:
- the rplE gene encoding 50S ribosomal protein L5: MASTDAAVAGKIQPRLKAKYNAEIKKAMQEEFGYANVMQIPGLVKVVVNTGVGEAARDSKVIDGAVDDLTKITGQKPIVTKARKSIAQFKLREGQAIGAHVTLRGDRAWEFVDRLVSLALPRIRDFRGLSGKQFDGNGNYTFGLQEQSVFHEIDQDRIDRVRGFDITVVTTAKTDDEGRALLRHLGFPFRSEDAQA, encoded by the coding sequence ATGGCAAGCACCGATGCCGCGGTGGCTGGCAAGATCCAGCCCCGCCTGAAGGCGAAGTACAACGCCGAGATCAAGAAGGCGATGCAGGAAGAGTTCGGCTACGCGAACGTCATGCAGATCCCCGGACTGGTCAAGGTCGTCGTGAACACCGGTGTCGGCGAGGCAGCTCGCGACAGCAAGGTGATCGATGGTGCGGTCGACGACCTCACCAAGATCACCGGCCAGAAGCCGATCGTCACCAAGGCTCGCAAGTCCATCGCGCAGTTCAAGCTGCGTGAGGGTCAGGCCATCGGCGCGCACGTCACCCTCCGTGGTGACCGCGCGTGGGAGTTCGTCGACCGCCTCGTCTCGCTCGCTCTGCCCCGTATCCGCGACTTCCGCGGTCTCTCGGGCAAGCAGTTCGACGGCAACGGCAACTACACCTTCGGTCTCCAGGAGCAGAGCGTGTTCCACGAGATCGATCAGGACCGCATCGACCGGGTTCGCGGCTTCGACATCACTGTCGTCACCACCGCGAAGACGGATGACGAGGGTCGGGCACTGCTCCGTCACCTCGGCTTCCCGTTCCGCTCGGAAGACGCACAGGCGTGA
- the rpsC gene encoding 30S ribosomal protein S3 codes for MGQKVNPYGFRLGITTDHVSRWFSDSTKPGQRYADYVAEDIKIRNLLKTQLDRAGVSNIEIERTRDRVRVDIHTARPGIVIGRRGAEAERIRGDLEKLSGKQIQLNILEVKNPEADAQLVAQGIAEQLSARVAFRRAMRKGLQGAQRAGAKGIRIQVSGRLGGAEMSRSEFYREGRVPLHTLRANIDYGFYEAKTTFGRIGVKVWIYKGDLTAKELAREQANAPKARRDDRGGDRRRAPRNEAPVAEGASA; via the coding sequence ATGGGACAGAAGGTAAACCCGTACGGCTTCCGTCTCGGCATCACCACGGACCACGTGTCGCGTTGGTTCTCGGACTCGACGAAGCCGGGTCAGCGCTACGCCGACTACGTCGCCGAGGACATCAAGATCCGCAACCTGCTGAAGACGCAGCTCGACCGCGCCGGTGTCTCGAACATCGAGATCGAGCGCACCCGTGACCGCGTCCGCGTCGACATCCACACCGCCCGTCCGGGCATCGTGATCGGTCGCCGTGGTGCAGAGGCAGAGCGTATCCGTGGCGACCTCGAGAAGCTCTCGGGCAAGCAGATCCAGCTGAACATCCTCGAGGTCAAGAACCCCGAGGCTGACGCTCAGCTCGTCGCGCAGGGCATCGCCGAGCAGCTCTCTGCTCGTGTGGCGTTCCGTCGTGCGATGCGCAAGGGTCTCCAGGGCGCGCAGCGCGCTGGCGCCAAGGGCATCCGCATCCAGGTCTCCGGCCGCCTCGGCGGCGCCGAGATGAGCCGTTCGGAGTTCTACCGCGAGGGTCGTGTGCCGCTGCACACGCTGCGCGCGAACATCGACTACGGCTTCTACGAGGCGAAGACCACCTTCGGCCGCATCGGCGTGAAGGTCTGGATCTACAAGGGCGACCTCACCGCGAAGGAGCTCGCTCGCGAGCAGGCCAACGCACCGAAGGCCCGTCGCGACGACCGTGGTGGCGACCGCCGCCGCGCGCCGCGCAACGAGGCACCTGTTGCAGAAGGAGCGTCGGCATAA
- the rpmC gene encoding 50S ribosomal protein L29: MAIGTKELAPTELDTFEDQRLVEELRKAKEELFNLRFQSATGQLESHGRIRAVKRDIARLYTVIRERELGIRATPAPVEVPAKKATKSKAKKADSADDAVKEEAE, from the coding sequence ATGGCGATCGGCACCAAGGAGCTCGCTCCTACAGAGCTCGACACGTTCGAAGACCAGCGCCTCGTTGAGGAGCTGCGTAAGGCCAAGGAGGAGCTGTTCAACCTCCGTTTCCAGTCGGCCACCGGCCAGCTGGAGAGCCACGGCCGCATCCGCGCCGTCAAGCGCGACATCGCGCGTCTCTACACCGTGATCCGCGAACGCGAGCTGGGCATCCGTGCGACGCCCGCTCCGGTCGAGGTCCCGGCGAAGAAGGCGACCAAGTCGAAGGCGAAGAAGGCGGACTCCGCCGACGACGCCGTGAAGGAAGAGGCTGAGTGA
- the rpsE gene encoding 30S ribosomal protein S5, whose protein sequence is MSDNKENEVTETAAAAPETAAVVSETAAGTTQAEPAREGRRGGGRDRNQGGGRDRNSRDRGDNQFLERVVTINRVSKVVKGGRRFSFTALVVVGDGNGLVGVGYGKAREVPLAISKGVEEAKRNFFRVPRVGSTIPHPVQGEAAAGVVLLRPAAGGTGVIAGGPVRAVLECAGIHDVLSKSLGSSNTINIVHATVAALKQLEEPRAVAARRGLEFDQVAPARLVRAEAEAIAAQKVGA, encoded by the coding sequence GTGAGTGACAACAAGGAGAACGAAGTGACCGAAACGGCTGCTGCCGCTCCTGAGACGGCCGCGGTCGTCTCTGAGACGGCCGCCGGTACGACCCAGGCCGAGCCTGCTCGTGAAGGCCGCCGTGGCGGCGGTCGCGATCGCAACCAGGGCGGCGGACGTGACCGCAACTCGCGCGACCGTGGCGACAACCAGTTCCTCGAGCGTGTGGTCACCATCAACCGCGTCTCGAAGGTCGTGAAGGGTGGACGTCGCTTCAGCTTCACCGCCCTCGTGGTCGTCGGTGACGGCAACGGTCTGGTCGGTGTCGGCTACGGCAAGGCTCGTGAGGTTCCCCTCGCGATCTCGAAGGGTGTCGAAGAGGCCAAGCGCAACTTCTTCCGCGTTCCGCGCGTCGGCAGCACCATCCCGCACCCGGTGCAGGGTGAAGCAGCCGCCGGTGTGGTTCTGCTGCGTCCGGCCGCGGGTGGTACCGGTGTTATCGCCGGTGGTCCCGTCCGCGCCGTGCTCGAGTGCGCCGGTATCCACGACGTCCTGTCGAAGTCCCTCGGCTCGTCGAACACGATCAACATCGTGCACGCGACCGTCGCTGCCCTGAAGCAGCTCGAGGAGCCCCGTGCGGTCGCCGCACGTCGTGGCCTCGAGTTCGACCAGGTGGCTCCGGCGCGTCTCGTCCGTGCGGAGGCCGAGGCCATCGCCGCACAGAAGGTAGGTGCCTGA
- the rplF gene encoding 50S ribosomal protein L6, whose amino-acid sequence MSRIGRLPIDVPAGVTVSVDGREVAVKGPKGELTLTVASPIEVAVEENQVLVSRPDDERASRSLHGLTRTLINNNIIGVTQGYTKGLEVVGTGYRVAQKGSSVEFALGFSHPVLIDPPAGITLTVEGNNKLTVSGIDKQAVGEAAANIRKIRKPEPYKGKGVRYAGENVRRKAGKSGK is encoded by the coding sequence ATGTCGCGTATTGGACGACTTCCCATCGACGTGCCTGCGGGCGTCACCGTTTCGGTCGACGGCCGTGAGGTCGCGGTGAAGGGCCCCAAGGGTGAACTCACCCTCACGGTGGCCAGCCCCATCGAGGTCGCGGTCGAGGAGAACCAGGTTCTGGTCTCCCGTCCCGACGACGAGCGCGCGTCCCGGTCGCTTCACGGCCTGACCCGCACGCTCATCAACAACAACATCATCGGCGTGACCCAGGGCTACACCAAGGGTCTCGAGGTCGTCGGAACCGGTTACCGCGTCGCTCAGAAGGGCAGCTCGGTCGAGTTCGCCCTCGGCTTCTCGCACCCGGTCCTGATCGACCCGCCCGCCGGGATCACGCTCACGGTCGAGGGCAACAACAAGCTCACCGTCAGCGGAATCGACAAGCAGGCTGTCGGCGAGGCAGCTGCCAACATCCGCAAGATCCGCAAGCCCGAGCCGTACAAGGGCAAGGGTGTGCGCTACGCCGGCGAGAACGTGCGTCGCAAGGCCGGAAAGAGTGGTAAGTAA
- the rplP gene encoding 50S ribosomal protein L16: MLIPRKVKFRKQHHPGRSGQATGGTKVSFGDFGIQALTPAYVTNRQIESARIAMTRHIKRGGKVWINIYPDRPLTKKPAETRMGSGKGSPEWWVANVKPGRVLFEVAGVSEELAREALTRAIHKLPLKARIIKREEGDA; the protein is encoded by the coding sequence ATGCTCATCCCCCGTAAGGTCAAGTTCCGCAAGCAGCACCACCCCGGTCGTTCGGGTCAGGCTACTGGTGGCACGAAGGTCTCCTTCGGAGATTTCGGCATCCAGGCGCTCACGCCCGCTTACGTGACGAACCGTCAGATCGAGTCCGCTCGTATCGCCATGACGCGTCACATCAAGCGTGGCGGCAAGGTGTGGATCAACATCTACCCGGACCGTCCGCTCACGAAGAAGCCTGCTGAGACCCGCATGGGTTCCGGTAAGGGTTCGCCGGAGTGGTGGGTCGCCAACGTCAAGCCGGGTCGCGTCCTCTTCGAGGTCGCCGGCGTGAGCGAGGAACTCGCTCGCGAGGCACTGACCCGTGCCATTCACAAGCTGCCTCTCAAGGCACGCATCATCAAGCGCGAGGAGGGCGACGCGTAA
- the rplR gene encoding 50S ribosomal protein L18, with amino-acid sequence MALKSKSDARARRHARLRKKVVGTEVRPRLVVNRSARHVFVQLVDDSKGHTVASASTLETDLRSLEGDKTAKARKVGELLAERAKAAGVSEAVFDRGGNRYAGRVAAIADGAREGGLAL; translated from the coding sequence ATGGCTCTCAAGTCAAAGTCTGACGCCCGCGCGCGTCGTCACGCCCGCCTTCGCAAGAAGGTCGTCGGCACCGAGGTGCGTCCGCGCCTCGTCGTCAACCGCTCGGCTCGCCACGTCTTCGTGCAGCTCGTCGACGACAGCAAGGGTCACACCGTGGCGTCGGCTTCGACGCTCGAGACCGACCTGCGCTCGCTCGAGGGTGACAAGACCGCCAAGGCCCGCAAGGTCGGCGAGCTTCTCGCCGAGCGCGCGAAGGCTGCCGGCGTTTCCGAGGCAGTGTTCGACCGTGGTGGCAACCGCTACGCCGGTCGTGTCGCAGCCATCGCCGATGGCGCCCGTGAAGGGGGGCTGGCACTGTGA
- the rpsH gene encoding 30S ribosomal protein S8, with protein MTMTDPVADLLTRLRNANSAHHDSVTLPSSKLKTNIAAILQQEGYIAGWETSDARVGKNLTLTLKYGPNRERSIAGIKRVSKPGLRVYAKSTELPTVLGGLGVAILSTSSGLLTDRQAEQKGVGGEVLAYVW; from the coding sequence ATGACAATGACAGACCCGGTCGCAGATCTGCTGACCCGTCTGCGTAACGCGAACTCGGCGCACCACGATTCCGTGACCCTGCCGTCGAGCAAGCTGAAGACGAACATCGCCGCCATCCTCCAGCAGGAGGGCTACATCGCCGGCTGGGAGACCTCTGACGCTCGCGTCGGAAAGAACCTGACGCTGACGCTGAAGTACGGCCCGAACCGTGAGCGGTCGATCGCAGGCATCAAGCGTGTCTCGAAGCCCGGCCTCCGCGTCTACGCGAAGTCCACGGAGCTCCCCACGGTCCTCGGCGGCCTCGGCGTGGCCATCCTGTCCACCTCCTCCGGTCTCCTCACCGACCGTCAGGCAGAGCAGAAGGGCGTGGGCGGAGAAGTTCTCGCCTACGTGTGGTAA
- the rpmD gene encoding 50S ribosomal protein L30, with the protein MASRLKVTQVKSKVSEKQNQRDTLRSLGLKRIGDSTVRPDDAQTRGYVKTVAHLVKVEEID; encoded by the coding sequence ATGGCTTCGCGCCTCAAGGTCACGCAGGTCAAGTCCAAGGTGAGTGAGAAGCAGAACCAGCGTGACACGCTGCGCAGCCTCGGTCTCAAGCGAATCGGCGACAGCACCGTTCGCCCCGACGACGCGCAGACGCGCGGTTACGTCAAGACCGTCGCCCACCTCGTCAAGGTTGAGGAGATCGACTAA
- the rplO gene encoding 50S ribosomal protein L15, producing the protein MAEKNDAVEAEKAPKKAAAPKAAAEKKPAAKKAPAKAAASDAKADAPAKKPAAKKAAPKKDAPASRPGVLKVHHLRPVPGSNTAKTRVGRGEGSKGKTAGRGTKGTKARNTVRVGFEGGQMPLHMRTPKLRGFKNPFRVEYQVVNLEKLAELYPKGGDVTISDLVAKGAVRKNEKVKVLGNGDIAVKLTVSVDKVSGSAEQKIVAAGGSVK; encoded by the coding sequence ATGGCTGAGAAGAACGACGCCGTCGAGGCCGAGAAGGCCCCGAAGAAGGCTGCCGCTCCCAAGGCTGCCGCCGAGAAGAAGCCCGCAGCGAAGAAGGCACCGGCCAAGGCCGCCGCCTCCGACGCCAAGGCTGACGCTCCGGCCAAGAAGCCCGCTGCCAAGAAGGCTGCGCCGAAGAAGGATGCTCCGGCATCCCGCCCCGGCGTGCTGAAGGTGCACCACCTGCGTCCGGTTCCCGGATCCAACACCGCGAAGACCCGTGTCGGTCGCGGTGAGGGCTCCAAGGGTAAGACCGCTGGTCGTGGTACCAAGGGCACCAAGGCTCGCAACACCGTTCGCGTCGGCTTCGAGGGTGGGCAGATGCCTCTGCACATGCGCACCCCGAAGCTGCGCGGGTTCAAGAACCCGTTCCGCGTGGAGTACCAGGTCGTGAACCTGGAGAAGCTCGCGGAGCTGTACCCGAAGGGTGGCGACGTCACCATCAGCGACCTCGTCGCCAAGGGTGCCGTTCGCAAGAACGAGAAGGTCAAGGTTCTCGGAAACGGCGACATCGCCGTGAAGCTCACTGTTTCGGTCGACAAGGTCTCGGGTTCTGCCGAGCAGAAGATCGTGGCCGCGGGCGGATCCGTCAAGTAA
- the rpsQ gene encoding 30S ribosomal protein S17: protein MATKKEAAVEVEHAAHDVRDVDARGYRKARRGYVVSDKMDKTIVVEVEDRVKHPLYGKVIRRTSKVKAHDETNSAGIGDLVLINETRPLSATKRWRLVEILEKAK from the coding sequence ATGGCCACCAAGAAGGAAGCAGCCGTCGAGGTTGAGCACGCCGCTCACGACGTCCGCGATGTGGATGCCCGTGGGTACCGCAAGGCGCGTCGCGGCTACGTCGTCAGCGACAAGATGGACAAGACCATCGTGGTCGAGGTCGAGGACCGCGTGAAGCACCCGCTTTACGGCAAGGTCATCCGCCGCACCTCGAAGGTCAAGGCGCACGATGAGACGAACTCCGCCGGCATCGGCGACCTGGTCCTCATCAACGAGACCCGCCCGCTGAGCGCCACGAAGCGCTGGCGCCTGGTGGAGATTCTGGAGAAGGCCAAGTGA
- the rplX gene encoding 50S ribosomal protein L24, protein MAKIKKGDLVQVITGAKQERGGDRGKQGKVLEILSERNRIIVEGVNYVTKHTRVGQTQRGTKTGGLETVEAPIHISNVALVDPSTKKPTKVGHRVEEQVKDGVKRNVRVRFAKKSGKDL, encoded by the coding sequence ATGGCGAAGATCAAGAAGGGTGACCTGGTTCAGGTCATCACCGGAGCCAAGCAGGAGCGCGGCGGAGATCGTGGCAAGCAGGGCAAGGTCCTCGAGATCCTGTCCGAGCGCAACCGCATCATCGTCGAGGGCGTGAACTACGTCACCAAGCACACGCGTGTCGGTCAGACGCAGCGTGGCACCAAGACGGGTGGCCTCGAGACTGTCGAGGCTCCCATCCACATCTCGAACGTCGCACTCGTCGACCCTTCGACCAAGAAGCCGACCAAGGTCGGCCACCGGGTCGAGGAGCAGGTGAAGGACGGCGTCAAGCGCAACGTCCGCGTGCGTTTCGCGAAGAAGTCAGGTAAGGACCTCTGA
- the rplN gene encoding 50S ribosomal protein L14 — protein MIQQESRLKVADNTGAKELLTIRVLGGSKRRYAGLGDTIVATVKDAIPGGNVKKGDVVKAVIVRTKKEVRRPDGSYIKFDENAAVILKNDGEPRGTRIFGPVGRELRDKKFMKIVSLAPEVI, from the coding sequence GTGATTCAGCAGGAATCCCGACTCAAGGTCGCCGACAACACCGGTGCCAAGGAGCTGCTCACCATCCGCGTGCTCGGTGGCTCCAAGCGCCGTTACGCCGGCCTGGGCGACACCATCGTCGCGACCGTCAAGGACGCGATCCCCGGTGGAAACGTCAAGAAGGGTGATGTCGTCAAGGCGGTCATCGTCCGCACCAAGAAGGAGGTCCGTCGTCCGGACGGCTCCTACATCAAGTTCGACGAGAACGCCGCAGTGATCCTGAAGAACGACGGGGAGCCCCGCGGCACCCGCATCTTCGGCCCGGTCGGTCGTGAGCTTCGTGACAAGAAGTTCATGAAGATCGTGTCGCTGGCGCCGGAGGTCATCTAA